TATTTGGTTACCTCAGAAGTGCAACATCTTTATGTGGAGGGCGATGCTTGAAAGATTACCGACTAAAACAACTTTGATCAAGAGAAACATACAAGTGGAAAATAACTTCTGTATTTTTTGTGACGACAGTGACGAGACTGCAGAACACTTATTTACAAGCTGTATTTTTTCGACTAGAGTTTGGCAGGCTATTGCGAAGTGGTGCAGGTTTCCGTTTCTATATGTTTGTGATTTAAAAGACCTTATGAATATATACAAGAACATGCGACTCAACACGGCGAAAAAGGATATGGTGCAAGGTTTGTTGATTATTGGTTGTTGGAGAATCTGGAAGGCTAGAAATGATCGTATTTTCAATAATAAGATCACAAAGATTGACGAGGTCGTTGCGGATGTGAAGACATATGGATACTTGTGGTATAAAAATAGGAATAGAAATAGAACATTTACTTGGGAAGAATGGTGTAACTGTGACATGATGTAAGTTTTTGGCCGTCTTGTTCCCCTGCTTGGGGGTTCAAACATGTTTGGTTTCTAATGAAGtttgattttcaaaaaaaaagataTGCTTAAAGCTAGCAACCATAAATTTGTGAAGATATTAAAAAAATTAGTCATACAAGTATAATaggaaaaaaaattataattaataaaatcaGTTTTTTTCTTTGTATTTCCAACGGCTACAAAAAAAAAGTATATAAGCTTGTGAACAAACAGGACGGACATGAATGGGGCATGCTCATGTTTGTTTGTTCGTTTAACTTTAACGAACAAACATTTGACCATGAATAGTTGAatgaacttggttttcttgtccATTAAGTAGATGAATGTGTTCTTGTTGGAATTATCTATAATAGGATTGAAGTGTATGTGAAGGGATCGAATTCAAAAGTTAAAGTTGTTTTTAACTAGACCACGTTACGCTGCGGGGTTTCGATCCATATCGGTTCGGTTTGTTACGGTATCGACACTTAGTAAAAGTAACACATACAAATTTCCATCAACGGTATGATTGTACCACGTTAAACCACAaaaatacattggaaactaaGAAAAAAGGGCATGTTGCAAGGGTATGTTCGGAATCGGAAACGAAAGAATTTTTCACCATCttttaaaaagaacaaaattaaATAAGTGAACTTaacaaaacattaaaaaatgagGTTGGGGAATCAACGTAATCCTTGACACTGTCGATCCATGTTATGATTGTATTTATATATAGAATTTGTTTCACTATTAATGTTTATCCTTCAGTAGGTTTCCATAGAATTTGTAAGAAGAGTCTTCTGTTTTAGAGATGATCAAACCATTCTCTTTTGACTTGTAAGAAACTATTCCCCAGCCAGATTTTGTATTTCCTTTTAAATAAGACTTGGGCAAAATCATGAAACAGCGCTAATAATATGTTACGTTTAACTTTTTAGCATCATATTAATGCCGTCGTTGATTTTGAATTGCTATGCATTTTCCCGTCTTTTACACCAAGTTGGTCCTTTATAGAGAAAACAACGAACAAGTTTGTTCAAACATGTAGACTTTCTCGACTTACAGAACGGGACAATGCTAATATTAAGGTTTTAGTCATTTCACTCCTGTAATTTGATGCATCAAACAAACAGAGCCGTCAATTGCTCATAACTAAGTCaaaatttgaaagatagaaagacaataaaataaaataaatgtat
The Helianthus annuus cultivar XRQ/B chromosome 6, HanXRQr2.0-SUNRISE, whole genome shotgun sequence genome window above contains:
- the LOC110944824 gene encoding uncharacterized protein LOC110944824 — protein: MIRFWLDPWICDKPLKVCFPNLYRIETEKHCKVSDRVLKSGGASSFAWRWRHDPTSLEETLELTDCFNMLTTVKLSDKKDSWLWHGTESKFSVASIKAWMSSTDVAITAALFDWCIWLPQKCNIFMWRAMLERLPTKTTLIKRNIQVENNFCIFCDDSDETAEHLFTSCIFSTRVWQAIAKWCRFPFLYVCDLKDLMNIYKNMRLNTAKKDMVQGLLIIGCWRIWKARNDRIFNNKITKIDEVVADVKTYGYLWYKNRNRNRTFTWEEWCNCDMM